In Podospora pseudocomata strain CBS 415.72m chromosome 4, whole genome shotgun sequence, the genomic stretch CTCTCCGCATGCTGCGTCGCTGCCAGTCAGATACTGCCGCATGCAGTACCACTTTTCAGTCCTGCAACTTCACTAAGCCAGCGACTCCTCTTCCTTGGCCATGATGTTGGCTTTGGGCAAGGTGAACACCAACCTggctcaccaacccccgaaGTGCACCTGCAATGGGTGCAACTCCAGCGGCCGCTCGGTATACTCTGCATCATCTCGACCTCCATCCACCATATCACAAAAAAACCCGCCGACCACCCTCGCGTTCAACCCGGTGTTTCAAGATGCTATCACACCACGACCAGATGAccatccccagcctccctcccctccaaaagTGAGTAAACACctacgccgccgccggagCTATCCCTCCCACATCCGCCCATCGGTGAAGACGATTCCACGCCGCCTGAACGCATGCCAGTAATATGCGGCCCGAAGCTCGACCTCCTCGGTCCACGAGGCCTTCCATGCTCACCGCTACTCATGACGCTCATGACTTTAACCTCGGACTTTCTTTGTCTGGTTGATGTGCTTTAACATACCCGCCGCAGAGGGGCATACtgatggggagatgggttGCGGGATAAGCGGGTTAGGCGCGTCGGCGCCACATCAAAGCTGaactgtggtggtgactgggGGACAGCGTTGATGAGTCTGGAATGTTGAGTGCTTCGGGTAGATATCTTGGCGGATTTGCACGATGGGGAAggccgctggtggtggtggggaggtgggttgcCTCAGCACGAGAGAAATGTGAATATCAAAATGATAAACAAGCCCCAACAGGGGACATTAGGCAGCTCTGTGCCGCTTGGTTGCAGGTAAACAGCGCTGGCCTGGGTAATGAGGTCATCATGTTGGAGCTATCTCGAGGGCATGCAGCAACCGCCACGAGCAAAGCTCACAACGTGGAGCGTAGAAATGCTAGACGAGGGAAGCTCCGTCGTTTCCTATCCATCCCGAACAACAAGGCacaacttcaccaccaccgacgacaGCACAACGTGTTTCGACAGAAGCAATGCTCTGCCTACTCAGGATTCATCGCCTACTCCATACACTAGCAGTGCTGCGACAAAGGGAAAAATGATCCCATCTGTACGTCCATCTCTGATGGAAACAACAATATGTCCAGGGATActgcctgcttctcctccccttggTATCCTCTTCCATGGTGCTCTTATACTTTTTGATTCATACAAAAATCCATCACAGCCTCTCTAATCACTCCatgcctctccaccaaccagAAACACGTGCTAATGCGCAACCCATATCATTCCGTAATCTCCTTGGGACCGCAATCTCCTCCAAACGCCGTCTAAAGCCAGACAATATGAATTCCTCAAGTATACTATCCGTATGATCGACAGGTATCCTGAAAGCAGACGTCAAAGTATGCCTCGGGATCAACAAGTTATGTTGTGCACAGAAACGGTCGGGGTGTGAGGCTGACTCCAACTAGTCCCTCCATCATGCTCTTTACATGTGATAATGAGACCGCTGAACGCCACGAGcagtgatgttgtcgccgGGGGCAGTGTGGGGACCAACACGGGGACAACGAAGGGTACTATTGCCCTGCAAGGTCATTGGATGGTGTTCCTAGCGGTATCCAGCACTCTGGCGGGGAAAGTCCTCGAAATAGGGGTGGTTGCAGGCTTGCTTGGCAGAGATGCGACCAGCGGGATCGTACACCAGCATCATTTCCAAAAGGTCAAGACCTGtgtcgtcgaggttgtcgCACAGGGGCTTGCTGTAATCGCGAACCCACTTGGGGAAAGAGGCCTTAAAGTCGGGATACGAGGTCACGCCGGGCCAAACATCTTCGGTGGGGGTACCGAGCAAGCTAGGATAGTCAGTCAGTCAAGTTTCTCTTCTGTTGCTCAGCAGCATAACTTACCGGAAGATCTTGAAGATCTCGTCAATCTCCGAATCACCAGGGAACAAAGGCTTGCGCGTGCACATCTCGGCAAAGATGCAGCCTACCGACCACATGTCGACACCAGTGGAATACTGGCGGCCACCAAGCAAAATTTCCGGAGCGCGGTACCAAAGAGTGACAACCTCGTGGGTGTAGGTGCGCAGAGGAACACCAAAGGCGCGGGCCAGACCGAAATCAGCAAGCTTCAGGTTACCGTCGCGGTCAATCAACAAGTTCTGCGGCTTGAGATCGCGGTGCAAGATGCGGTGACTGTGGCAGTAACGAACACCCTCGCACAACTGGCTCATGAACTTCTTGATGATCGAATCGCCCAATCCCAAACGGTGGAGCTCAGCACTTGTGCCCTCGGGCAGAGCCTTCCCCTTGCCTCCATCACTAGTGGGCAGCGACTCCATGTACTTCTTCAAGTCGAGATCGAGGAACTCAAAAACGAGGTAGAGCTTGTGGCCGTCGGCGTGCACAATGTTGAACAGGCGCACAATGTTGGGGTCGCGCATCTCCTTGAGCAGCGAGATCTCGCGGATGGCGGTCGACGGGACACCCTCATCTTCGGCTTCGAGACGGATCTTCTTCAGGGCCACTATGCGCCCGCCGTTGTTCAGGTCACGAGCCTTGTAGACGACACCGTATGTTCCTGTGTGTCAGATGGGTGTTAGTTGAAGAGACAGCAATCAAGGGAGATGCCGACCACAACATACCCTCGCCAATCTTTTCCAGTTTCTGGTAGTTGTCCATGGTGGTTAGAAATCGTTCCTTTTTCCGGTGTTATGAGGTGTTCtcctttcttcttgttcaaaACTGGTCGGGTATCGGCGGCCAAGCGGAGGCTCAAATCGAATACAAAGTGGGGGAAGTGGTCGCtttcgtggtggtggtggtggtggtggtgcaacGGCTGAGAACGAGGGGCAGAGACAATGTCGaagtcaaagtcaaagtcgaAAGTCGAGAAAATGAAAGGGAccgttggaggggtgggagaaggcGTCAGAAGTCCTGAGCCATCGAAGGGCTAACTTACTTGGTCGTGGGTCGTGGGTTGTCGATGTCGATGttgagcggtggtggtggtggtggtgttggtggtgctgggcgTTGTTGGTTTTCTCCAAATTTCAAAGTTGATCAACAAGCTGGGAGTGGCAGCCGTGGAAACGGGAGCTCGGCGACGCGCCCAAACAAAAGATCGCGTCGAGGCTTGTCGCACAGCGAGTGGCCCGGCCCTGCGTGGCGCAAAGGGATCCACTTTTTAACCACTCCCAGCAAGCTTCTGTGCCCTGCAGGTCTGGCCACCCGCTGGGAAGAGGGGCACAAAGACCCCGCGCCGAATATTTTTGATAGGAGTCAGCTATCGATCgggaaaagaacaagaggTACTGTATTTTTGTGCAACATGCACGACCACGGGCAACAGAAAACAGTCTGGAATATCTGAGTCTTGAGTCTTAGTCATCGACAGGCAGACCGTTGACTGCGACCATCTCCTGCGGCAAAAGCTTATCCCACACCAAGTTTAAGAGCTTGCATATAAGCTCCATTCCATTCACATCGTTGACAATGACGGTGGACATCAAAGAGCTCGATGCTCATGAGCAGCCTTCAGATCAGCTAAGGGCAAAATGGAAGGCCTTTTCCAGAACAGAACAAAAGGATGTTCTAGAGGGAAATGATATCGACGATCTTCTATCGCCAGAAAAGGCTGCCGAGTTTGTCATTGCAAGCACCATCTCTGCAGAGACCTTGAATCAGTCCTTCAAGCACGTCTGCCCACCTGGCAGTCCCGAGATCACAGTGGATAAGGATGTGCCAGTATATTATCACCCCCTCTTGCCAGGTGCGTCGACAGTTCTGACATGTGCTGATGATACCTGactaaccaccacccgcagGTCTTCTCATTCTGCCCTCTCTCGTCCCCCCCGAAGTCCAAAAGATCCTCCTGCGGAAAATGGTACATCGAGACCTCAGCCACCCTACCCATCAGAccaacctccatctccattaTGAGCTTCCATACCCCGATCAAGGGTCAGAAGGCCCCGAGCACAAACATGCCTCGTTCTTTACTCTGCCCCAAGACTCTCCCACTACCTTTACGCCAAAAGATCCCTCAGTACACAAGCCCCTGACCATCAAACAAGTCCTCCAGCGAAGACTGTCTTGGGTGACCCTCGGCGGTCAGTATGATTGGACCAACAGAATCTACCCCGGCGAGCTGCCTCCTCAGTTCCCACCTGATATTGCCGGATTTCTGGAGACACTGTTCCCGGAGACTCTTGCCCAGGCAGCCATTGTCAACTTTTACACACCAGGAGACACAATGATGATGCACAGGGATGTATCAGAGGAGACTGACAAAGGGTTGATCTCTCTCAGCTTTGGGTGTGACTCCCTCTTCATGATCGCGCCCAACGATGTCGGGAAGATGAGCGACGAGGAGAAAAACGCTGCAGGCTTTAGAGATGGACAAAAAGAGTATCTGCTGCTGAGACTGAGATCGGGAGATGCCATCTACATGACCAAGGACTCGAGGTTTGCGTGGCATGGTGTACCCAAGGTTCTGAAGGGGACATGCCCAGACTATTTGGAGGACTGGCCGGCAGAAGATGGAAAGTACGAAgagtggagggggtggatgaggaacAAGCGGATCAACCTCAATGTGAGGCAGATGCGGGATTAACTGTTGAGCTCATCAACAGGACATTTGGTTATACAATTTGAGGTGTTTGCCAACAGAACCCGATTAATTGATGACTACTCCTCGGCTTGATAACAAGATCACTTGAGTGTCTGAGTTGCTCCGGTATCTTTGACTCCATCGAAACCAGCTGCACAATAGGTATTCGGGGAAATTGATGCACCGCGTTCGGCCACTTTTCCTGTGGCGCTGGTGTAGGACCGACCAACGCACGACGTTGACCACCAACACACACTTACCACCAGACCTTGGACGTACCTGCTTTGGCCAACGTTGCAGCCGGCCATCACATGACAATGTCGAAGACAGTGGAGATGTCTCGGGTTTGCCTCTGGGTCTGAGACGAATAGAAAAGGTTAATTGTCCCGAGTGGTACCAACGTTGCGGTTTGCGGATCCTGCCTTCGGAGCGCGCCACGAGGCGAGAGGTATGATGGAATGTGAAGGCGCGCCGTTGGGTCGGAGGTTGGAAGCCGTGATATAAGGTTTCGGACTCACTTCTGTTGACATTTTCCAGCCGATTGACCCTTCATCTCATACCGCACGGCAAGTCCATCCCCATTCCTCCGTCTTGTGGCAATCTCAGGAACACGCAAGTCATACGCCGAATTGCGAACGCAAAAGCCAGCACAACGGCGGAGACCCCAAACTTAAATCTCACCGCCGGCAACCGGCTCCCGGACATCTCTCACTTTGATCCTCTTGCAACTGTCACCTTAACCCACCGCAACAATGTGCCAACTCCAACACTACAAGCAGATCCGCTGCGgccgccccctccccgggCTCCCCACCCCACCTCTCTCCAAATCCCGCCGCACCAGCGCCGAGTTTCCTCTctcacaacctccccttATTGACAGCTCAGAGCCCCCCAAGATCTGCCTcgcaaccctcacccccccaccaaccctcatcaAGTGCGACTGGGCCAACCTCCAGACAACGCCCCACTTCAACATCTGCTGGGAgcccacccccgtccccggCGGCGCAATCGAAGCACCCGATGAGATCAAGGAGCACGCTAGGGACAAGTGCCGGAGCTGTCACTACACTGCTGTGCCTACCAGGTTGAGCTTGGATGAGATGAAACGGGGGCTCTCGTGTAAGATTCCCAAGAGGGATGAGTTGAAAAGGTCAAAgagtgggatggggaggttgatggagcgGGTGAGGAGTCATagttatcatcatcatgggaaggagaaggagaaggagaaggagaaagagaaggagaaggagaaggagggggggaagggtaaGGAGAATGATAAAGGGAAGGCGAAcagggggggagatggggagttggaggggtttttggaggttaatgctgggaggtggtgagggaggtggtgaaggaacGAGCAGGAAGATCGTGGGGTTGTAATGGTAATGTACAATTATGTGTACAAAGGTGACAGTACGCTAAATAGAAGGCCAGTTCGATCGTTATTAGTGTCTGTCTTTCACATACGAGTATTTTCGGCGTCAGCTTAGGTCATCCAACCGTCACCCCCCATGAATTTCAAGAGTCTCTCCAGGCCATTTCATCGCTTAAATGGGGCTTAAAGAACCAAACCTTGCAGATTTATTTAATCCATATCCACCTCTAAGTGAGCATCAGACTTATGGAATGGCGGATACATGGAAACCAGCTCCCCAAGTACAGCACACTTGTTTTTATGTATGTTGGGTGGGGTACCGCAATCCGACAACAGTTCGACAGGACAGGcctggttgaggaagatgtAATGTCAACTGGGGAGCTCAGGCTCT encodes the following:
- the CDC28 gene encoding Cyclin-dependent kinase catalytic subunit (EggNog:ENOG503NUNS; COG:T), which codes for MDNYQKLEKIGEGTYGVVYKARDLNNGGRIVALKKIRLEAEDEGVPSTAIREISLLKEMRDPNIVRLFNIVHADGHKLYLVFEFLDLDLKKYMESLPTSDGGKGKALPEGTSAELHRLGLGDSIIKKFMSQLCEGVRYCHSHRILHRDLKPQNLLIDRDGNLKLADFGLARAFGVPLRTYTHEVVTLWYRAPEILLGGRQYSTGVDMWSVGCIFAEMCTRKPLFPGDSEIDEIFKIFRLLGTPTEDVWPGVTSYPDFKASFPKWVRDYSKPLCDNLDDTGLDLLEMMLVYDPAGRISAKQACNHPYFEDFPRQSAGYR
- a CDS encoding hypothetical protein (EggNog:ENOG503P02U; COG:A); its protein translation is MTVDIKELDAHEQPSDQLRAKWKAFSRTEQKDVLEGNDIDDLLSPEKAAEFVIASTISAETLNQSFKHVCPPGSPEITVDKDVPVYYHPLLPGLLILPSLVPPEVQKILLRKMVHRDLSHPTHQTNLHLHYELPYPDQGSEGPEHKHASFFTLPQDSPTTFTPKDPSVHKPLTIKQVLQRRLSWVTLGGQYDWTNRIYPGELPPQFPPDIAGFLETLFPETLAQAAIVNFYTPGDTMMMHRDVSEETDKGLISLSFGCDSLFMIAPNDVGKMSDEEKNAAGFRDGQKEYLLLRLRSGDAIYMTKDSRFAWHGVPKVLKGTCPDYLEDWPAEDGKYEEWRGWMRNKRINLNVRQMRD